The following proteins come from a genomic window of Limnohabitans sp. 103DPR2:
- a CDS encoding M48 family metallopeptidase, protein MRNPLQLVLDFLSPAPAAEVPPTRQSSGPTLTHPRANRETVLEGMRVSYLFQRVRRRSIGFVVGPDGLEVRAPKWVTLKEVELGLQERGEWVLRKWAEVQERQKNIRQIEWADGASLEYLGSAIHLRLSPEVGRSELHDGSELRLALPLNAEASQIRDAVQAWLMREARELFEMRLNFFAPQMGVQWRKLSLSNAGSRWGSARIDGAIRLNWRLIHLKPEAIDYVVVHELAHLREMNHSPAFWKVVAEILPDHVERRKALQKENLANWA, encoded by the coding sequence ATGCGCAATCCGCTGCAACTTGTTCTTGATTTCTTAAGTCCAGCACCCGCGGCAGAGGTGCCGCCAACAAGACAAAGTTCGGGGCCAACCCTGACGCATCCCCGAGCCAATCGCGAAACGGTTTTGGAGGGTATGCGGGTCAGCTATTTGTTTCAACGCGTTCGCAGAAGGTCGATTGGCTTTGTGGTGGGCCCCGATGGCTTGGAGGTGAGGGCACCTAAGTGGGTCACCTTGAAAGAAGTGGAGTTGGGTTTGCAAGAGCGCGGCGAATGGGTGCTGCGCAAATGGGCTGAAGTGCAAGAGCGCCAAAAAAACATTCGACAAATTGAATGGGCGGATGGTGCCAGTCTGGAGTACTTGGGCAGCGCCATTCATTTGCGGCTGAGCCCTGAAGTGGGTCGCAGCGAACTGCATGACGGCAGTGAGCTCAGGCTGGCATTGCCCTTGAATGCGGAGGCGTCACAAATTCGTGATGCGGTGCAAGCGTGGCTGATGCGTGAAGCACGTGAATTGTTTGAAATGCGCTTGAATTTCTTTGCACCCCAAATGGGGGTGCAATGGCGCAAGCTCAGTTTGTCGAACGCGGGTTCACGCTGGGGCAGTGCCCGCATCGATGGCGCCATTCGCCTCAATTGGCGACTGATTCATTTAAAGCCAGAAGCCATCGATTATGTGGTGGTGCATGAGCTGGCGCACCTGCGCGAGATGAACCACAGCCCCGCGTTTTGGAAAGTGGTGGCCGAGATCTTGCCCGACCATGTGGAGCGCCGCAAAGCCTTGCAAAAAGAGAACTTGGCCAACTGGGCGTAG
- the glyS gene encoding glycine--tRNA ligase subunit beta encodes MTHQNLLVELFVEELPPKALKKLGESFANVLFEQLRDAGLTAAQSVVTAYASPRRLAAHVTQVAAQAADKAIQQKLMPVAVGLDASGNATPALLKKLQALGADVSNPAAVVASLKRAPDGKAEALFYDSVAKGASLLQGLQKALDESLTKLPIPKVMTYQLETDCELPGWTSVNFVRPAHGLVALHGKDVVPVKTLGLKAGQQTHGHRFEANLSPVVIQDADSYAATLARDGAVIASFAERRAEIVKQLHAAAAKVGGGAKAIEDEALLDEVTALVERPNVLTCEFETQFLEVPQECLILTMKANQKYFPLLTAEGKLTNKFLVVSNISPTDASAVIGGNERVVRPRLADAKFFFDQDRKKTLASRVEGLNKVVYHNKLGTQGERMARVRGIAKDLGQALGGDALAQAADTAAQLAKTDLLTDMVGEFPELQGIMGGYYARHDGLSTEIADAIEDHYRPRFAGDELPRNNVGLVVALADKLETLVGMFGIGNLPSGDKDPFALRRHALGVIRMLMEKDLALDWRQLLALSVPVFGDKITDPSEALTPFLFDRLAGALREQGYSVQEVDAVLALHPARLGQVPKLLAAVRAFAALPESPALAAANKRIGNILKKADEVDPHVNPALLKESAEQALHEVMQRLLPESEALYKAGDYTGSLQTLAALRSPVDAFFDDVMVNAEEMDVRLNRQGLLKCLHVAMNRVADLSRLA; translated from the coding sequence ATGACACATCAAAACCTTCTCGTTGAATTGTTTGTTGAAGAGTTGCCACCCAAGGCACTCAAAAAATTGGGCGAATCATTTGCCAACGTGTTGTTCGAGCAACTGCGCGACGCTGGTTTAACGGCGGCCCAATCGGTGGTCACCGCTTATGCCTCGCCTCGCCGATTGGCTGCACATGTGACGCAAGTGGCCGCACAAGCTGCCGACAAAGCTATTCAGCAAAAACTGATGCCCGTTGCTGTGGGCCTCGATGCCAGCGGCAATGCCACACCCGCCTTGCTCAAAAAATTGCAAGCCCTTGGTGCTGACGTCAGCAATCCGGCTGCTGTGGTGGCTTCACTGAAGCGCGCCCCCGATGGCAAAGCGGAAGCTTTGTTTTACGACAGCGTGGCCAAAGGCGCAAGCTTGTTGCAGGGTTTGCAAAAAGCATTGGACGAAAGCTTGACCAAGTTGCCCATTCCCAAAGTCATGACCTATCAGTTGGAAACCGACTGCGAATTGCCCGGTTGGACCAGTGTCAACTTTGTGCGTCCTGCGCACGGCTTGGTCGCATTGCATGGCAAAGACGTGGTGCCCGTTAAAACCTTGGGTTTGAAGGCTGGTCAGCAAACGCATGGCCATCGCTTCGAAGCCAACTTGTCGCCTGTGGTCATTCAAGACGCCGACAGTTATGCCGCCACCTTGGCGCGCGACGGTGCCGTGATTGCCAGCTTTGCGGAGCGCCGTGCAGAAATCGTGAAGCAACTTCATGCCGCTGCTGCCAAAGTAGGCGGTGGTGCCAAAGCTATTGAAGACGAAGCTTTGTTGGATGAAGTCACGGCCTTGGTGGAGCGTCCCAACGTGCTCACCTGCGAATTTGAAACACAGTTTTTGGAAGTGCCTCAGGAGTGTTTGATCCTGACCATGAAGGCCAACCAAAAATACTTCCCGCTGCTCACCGCAGAGGGCAAGCTCACCAACAAGTTCTTGGTGGTCAGCAACATTTCGCCAACCGATGCCAGCGCTGTGATTGGCGGCAACGAGCGCGTGGTGCGTCCCCGCTTGGCCGATGCCAAATTCTTCTTCGATCAAGATCGCAAGAAAACATTGGCATCCCGCGTCGAGGGTTTGAACAAGGTGGTGTACCACAACAAACTGGGCACACAAGGCGAGCGCATGGCGCGCGTGCGCGGCATTGCCAAAGATTTGGGACAAGCCCTGGGCGGTGATGCATTGGCGCAAGCTGCCGACACTGCAGCCCAGTTGGCCAAAACCGATTTGCTGACCGACATGGTGGGCGAGTTCCCCGAGTTGCAAGGCATCATGGGCGGCTACTATGCGCGCCACGATGGCTTGTCGACCGAGATTGCCGATGCCATTGAAGACCATTACCGTCCCCGCTTTGCTGGAGACGAGTTGCCCCGCAACAACGTGGGCTTGGTGGTGGCCTTGGCCGACAAACTCGAAACCTTGGTGGGCATGTTTGGCATTGGCAACTTGCCAAGTGGCGACAAAGATCCGTTTGCCCTGCGCCGTCACGCCTTGGGCGTCATTCGCATGTTGATGGAAAAAGATTTGGCGCTCGATTGGCGTCAGCTCTTGGCTTTGTCGGTGCCTGTGTTCGGCGACAAGATCACCGATCCTTCCGAAGCCCTCACCCCCTTCTTGTTTGACCGTTTGGCTGGCGCATTGCGCGAGCAAGGTTACAGCGTTCAAGAAGTGGACGCGGTGTTGGCTTTGCATCCTGCACGCTTGGGCCAGGTGCCCAAGTTGTTGGCAGCAGTGCGCGCCTTTGCGGCTTTGCCCGAAAGCCCCGCCTTGGCTGCTGCCAACAAGCGCATTGGCAACATCTTGAAGAAGGCCGATGAGGTCGATCCGCATGTCAATCCTGCACTGCTGAAAGAATCAGCCGAGCAAGCTTTGCACGAAGTGATGCAACGTTTGCTGCCCGAGTCTGAGGCTTTGTACAAAGCAGGTGACTACACCGGTTCATTGCAAACACTGGCCGCATTGCGTTCTCCCGTGGATGCGTTCTTTGACGACGTCATGGTCAACGCCGAAGAAATGGATGTGCGTTTAAACCGCCAAGGTTTGCTCAAGTGCTTGCATGTGGCCATGAACCGCGTGGCCGATTTGTCGCGCTTGGCATAA
- the glyQ gene encoding glycine--tRNA ligase subunit alpha, which produces MLTFQQIILKLQSYWDAQGCALLQPYDMEVGAGTSHTATFLRAIGPEPWKAAYVQPSRRPKDGRYGENPNRLQHYYQYQVVLKPAPSNILDLYLGSLEALGFDLKKNDIRFVEDDWENPTLGAWGLGWEVWLNGMEVTQFTYFQQVGGIDCKPITGEITYGLERLAMYLQGVDNVYNLKWTDTLSYGDVYHQNEVEQSTYNFEHSDAEFLFTAFSAYEKQAQHLIGAQLALPAYEQVLKGAHTFNLLDARGAISVTERAAYIGRIRNLARAVAQSYFESRERLGFPMAPREWVEQLNALSKKAA; this is translated from the coding sequence ATGTTGACCTTCCAACAAATCATTTTGAAACTGCAGTCCTACTGGGATGCTCAGGGGTGTGCATTGTTGCAACCCTATGACATGGAAGTCGGTGCTGGCACTTCACACACCGCCACGTTTTTGCGCGCCATTGGCCCCGAGCCATGGAAGGCCGCCTATGTGCAACCCAGCCGCCGTCCAAAGGATGGCCGATATGGCGAAAACCCAAACCGCTTGCAGCACTACTACCAATACCAAGTGGTCTTGAAGCCAGCACCTTCCAACATTTTGGATTTGTATTTGGGCTCGCTTGAAGCCTTGGGCTTCGACCTCAAAAAGAACGACATTCGTTTCGTGGAAGACGATTGGGAAAATCCAACACTGGGTGCTTGGGGCTTGGGTTGGGAAGTTTGGCTCAATGGCATGGAGGTGACGCAGTTCACGTACTTCCAACAAGTGGGCGGCATTGATTGCAAACCCATCACCGGCGAAATTACCTACGGTCTTGAGCGCTTGGCCATGTACCTGCAAGGTGTCGACAACGTTTACAACTTGAAGTGGACCGACACCCTCAGCTACGGCGATGTGTACCACCAAAACGAAGTGGAACAGTCCACCTACAACTTTGAGCACTCTGACGCTGAGTTCTTGTTCACCGCATTCTCTGCCTACGAAAAACAAGCGCAGCATTTGATTGGTGCGCAGTTGGCTTTGCCCGCTTATGAGCAAGTGCTCAAAGGTGCACACACGTTCAATTTGCTCGACGCACGCGGCGCCATCAGCGTCACGGAGCGTGCGGCCTACATCGGTCGCATTCGCAATTTGGCGCGTGCCGTGGCACAAAGTTATTTCGAAAGCCGTGAACGTTTGGGCTTCCCCATGGCGCCTCGCGAGTGGGTTGAACAGTTAAACGCGCTGAGCAAAAAAGCAGCCTGA
- the lnt gene encoding apolipoprotein N-acyltransferase has translation MNMWAFGASLLAGVLHGFSMAWPAFALGDALGISGQSFGTLQGLSLACLGALLLQAASQESELTNFTNTRRSNRTGPKAWANGFKIAGLFATAAMTSTWGWLYVSMHQYGGLPSWLACLAVVLLAMALASYFAIAGGLWVLLYRRWLLNARHQEGRYATHPQSFLRQSEFNLAMAGAVLFAALWTLAELARGQWFTGFPWGAAGYAHGQSSLAVYAPWVGVYGMGAIAAGLAMALPLMLSVWMAGRTRAWLWLLVLCVLLAALIPAALQHWPQSFTQPAGTMKVRLLQGNIPQDEKFIPGQGVQMALSWYGEQLLSNTETLVVTPETAIPVLPQQLSPAYWQTLNNKYQPQAALPGQPMAAQLALIGLPMGGANVGYSNSVLALGPDASKYRYDKQHLVPFGEFVPPFFQWFVRLMNIPLGDFGQQRSKAGVMTWQGQRMLPQICYEDLFGEEVAKYFANADQAPTVLVNMSNLAWFGNTTAPAQHIAISQLRALEFQRPVIRATNTGLTALIDAKGEVKASLPVFTRGALVGEFEGRTGLTPYAQWTSQWGLWPLWLLCGLIVLVLGAFFRRARSQAI, from the coding sequence ATGAACATGTGGGCATTCGGCGCTTCATTGTTGGCCGGTGTTTTGCATGGTTTTTCAATGGCATGGCCAGCCTTTGCGTTGGGCGATGCCTTGGGCATTTCGGGGCAATCGTTTGGCACTTTGCAAGGCCTCAGTTTGGCCTGCTTAGGCGCTTTGCTTTTGCAAGCTGCGTCGCAAGAATCTGAACTCACAAACTTCACCAACACGCGTCGCTCAAACCGCACTGGCCCCAAAGCTTGGGCGAACGGCTTCAAGATTGCAGGTCTGTTTGCCACAGCCGCCATGACCTCTACATGGGGCTGGCTGTATGTGTCGATGCATCAATACGGCGGACTGCCTTCATGGCTGGCGTGTTTGGCTGTTGTGCTGCTGGCCATGGCATTGGCCAGCTACTTTGCAATCGCCGGTGGCCTTTGGGTGTTGCTGTATCGCCGTTGGCTCTTGAATGCGCGCCATCAAGAAGGGCGGTATGCCACCCACCCTCAAAGCTTTTTGAGACAGTCTGAATTCAACTTGGCCATGGCAGGTGCCGTGTTGTTTGCGGCCTTGTGGACGCTGGCTGAATTGGCCCGAGGTCAATGGTTCACAGGCTTTCCTTGGGGCGCTGCGGGCTATGCGCATGGACAAAGTAGCTTGGCCGTTTATGCGCCCTGGGTTGGGGTGTATGGCATGGGCGCCATCGCCGCTGGCTTGGCCATGGCGTTGCCGCTGATGCTGTCTGTTTGGATGGCTGGACGCACGCGTGCCTGGCTGTGGTTGTTGGTGCTTTGCGTCTTGTTGGCCGCGTTGATTCCTGCCGCACTTCAGCATTGGCCCCAGTCCTTCACGCAGCCGGCCGGCACCATGAAGGTTCGCCTGCTGCAAGGCAATATTCCGCAAGACGAGAAGTTCATCCCAGGACAAGGCGTGCAGATGGCGCTCAGTTGGTACGGCGAACAATTGCTGTCCAACACAGAGACCTTGGTGGTCACCCCCGAAACGGCCATTCCCGTGTTGCCACAGCAACTCTCGCCTGCCTATTGGCAAACGCTCAACAACAAATACCAGCCGCAAGCCGCCCTGCCTGGCCAGCCCATGGCTGCCCAACTGGCTTTGATCGGCCTGCCCATGGGGGGCGCCAATGTGGGCTACAGCAACTCGGTGTTGGCGTTGGGACCTGACGCCTCAAAGTACCGTTACGACAAACAACATCTGGTGCCCTTTGGTGAATTTGTACCGCCGTTTTTTCAGTGGTTTGTGCGCCTGATGAACATTCCTTTGGGTGACTTTGGCCAGCAGCGTTCTAAGGCTGGTGTGATGACTTGGCAAGGTCAACGTATGTTGCCCCAAATTTGCTACGAAGATTTGTTTGGCGAGGAAGTGGCGAAATACTTTGCGAACGCGGACCAGGCGCCTACCGTGCTGGTGAACATGAGCAATTTGGCGTGGTTTGGCAACACCACCGCGCCCGCCCAACATATCGCCATCTCGCAACTGCGTGCTTTGGAATTTCAACGTCCTGTCATTCGCGCCACCAACACGGGCTTGACCGCTTTGATTGACGCCAAAGGCGAGGTGAAGGCCTCACTGCCTGTGTTCACGCGCGGCGCGTTGGTGGGGGAGTTTGAAGGGCGCACGGGGCTCACGCCTTATGCACAATGGACCTCGCAATGGGGTTTGTGGCCGCTTTGGTTGCTTTGCGGCCTAATTGTTCTTGTTTTGGGGGCGTTTTTCCGGCGCGCTAGGTCTCAGGCGATTTAA
- a CDS encoding GNAT family N-acetyltransferase gives MTQLAALTKSLWRRWMLWIPIRILSAKHRPKIAAHLKSLGTQDRYLRFGYPATDEQIDGYVAKLDFVRDDIYGVFNRRLQIVSMAHLAFSVDPQWATCAEFGVSVDLKMRGRGLGARMFDRAMTHARNEGVSLMFIHALSENTPMLKIARKAGARVERDGSESDAYLSLQPANLDSQMHEFLEEGMADLDFQIKTRARQFLQLLRTMQEVRRGVRDARHQSGV, from the coding sequence ATGACTCAACTCGCTGCTCTCACCAAATCCCTGTGGCGTCGCTGGATGCTGTGGATCCCTATCCGCATCTTGAGTGCCAAGCATCGGCCCAAGATTGCAGCGCATTTGAAAAGTCTGGGAACGCAGGATCGGTATTTGCGATTTGGCTATCCTGCCACCGATGAGCAGATTGACGGCTACGTCGCCAAATTGGATTTTGTGCGAGACGACATCTACGGCGTCTTCAACCGCCGGCTGCAAATTGTCTCGATGGCGCACTTGGCCTTTTCGGTCGATCCGCAGTGGGCCACCTGTGCCGAGTTTGGGGTGTCGGTTGATCTGAAGATGCGGGGCAGGGGCTTGGGCGCGCGCATGTTCGACCGCGCCATGACCCACGCCCGCAACGAAGGCGTGTCCTTGATGTTCATTCATGCCTTGAGTGAGAACACGCCCATGCTGAAAATTGCGCGAAAAGCCGGTGCCCGTGTTGAGCGCGACGGCAGTGAGAGCGATGCCTACCTGAGCCTTCAGCCTGCCAATTTGGACAGTCAAATGCATGAATTCTTGGAAGAAGGCATGGCCGATTTGGACTTCCAGATCAAAACCCGGGCGCGCCAATTCCTTCAACTGCTCAGAACCATGCAAGAGGTGCGCCGAGGTGTACGCGATGCGCGCCACCAATCCGGCGTTTAA
- a CDS encoding lysophospholipid acyltransferase family protein, which produces MNFIRSLIHMVWMTVTVIPWALVVVAASMFMSSSRLYWWCAAWLRNAIHSGTYILGIQNRITGMENLPLGEKDPVILLVKHQSTWETFLMPAIMPHPLAYVFKKELLSVPFFGWAMGRMDMIHIDRSQRAQAFQKVVTQGKRLMEQGVWVIMFPEGTRIPRGQKGVYKTGGTRLAIEAGVPVVPIAVTSAKCWPTKAFIKKPGIVDISIGKPISSVGRQPEELMQEVENWIESEMRRLDPEAYPATDSESAAPDV; this is translated from the coding sequence ATGAACTTCATTCGCTCATTGATTCACATGGTGTGGATGACGGTCACTGTCATCCCATGGGCGCTGGTGGTGGTGGCGGCTTCAATGTTCATGAGCAGCAGCCGTTTGTACTGGTGGTGTGCCGCATGGCTGCGCAACGCCATCCACAGTGGCACTTACATCTTGGGCATTCAAAACCGCATCACCGGCATGGAAAACTTGCCGCTGGGTGAAAAAGATCCGGTCATTCTGTTGGTCAAGCACCAGTCCACGTGGGAAACCTTTTTGATGCCCGCCATCATGCCGCACCCCTTGGCCTATGTGTTCAAAAAAGAATTGTTGAGCGTGCCCTTCTTTGGCTGGGCCATGGGCCGCATGGACATGATTCACATCGACCGCAGCCAACGTGCCCAGGCTTTTCAGAAAGTGGTCACGCAAGGCAAACGTTTGATGGAACAAGGCGTCTGGGTCATCATGTTCCCTGAAGGCACGCGCATTCCACGTGGCCAAAAAGGGGTATACAAAACAGGTGGCACTCGCTTGGCCATTGAAGCCGGTGTGCCTGTGGTGCCCATCGCGGTGACGTCTGCCAAATGCTGGCCCACCAAGGCCTTCATCAAAAAACCAGGCATTGTCGATATCTCCATTGGCAAACCCATTTCAAGTGTGGGTCGCCAACCTGAAGAGTTGATGCAAGAAGTGGAAAACTGGATTGAGTCAGAAATGCGACGCCTAGACCCAGAGGCCTATCCGGCTACCGATTCCGAGTCAGCTGCACCTGACGTCTGA
- a CDS encoding HlyC/CorC family transporter, producing MSDPHPARLNERDDKHDSKHESKHDPKRESKREDKRSFLQKLAEFIHPGPDSKDELIETLAEAEDNDIINAQSRFMLEGVIRMADMTAGDAMVAAPRMELLSIDAPFDELLHQVIDTAHSRFPVYEGDRENIIGILMAKDLLKLQRAPELNIRALLRPAVFVPESKGLNDLLRQFRDNRQHLAIVIDEFGRTAGLITIEDVLEEIVGEIEDEFDIEEEAGDIFGLADQTYRVSGDTSLERVSEAFGVKLNPDVVDEETHDFDTIGGLIAHEMGHVPQRGEKFSLSGLDFVVLHTRGGAVRWFKVSPTSHPKK from the coding sequence GTGTCCGACCCTCACCCTGCGCGTTTGAATGAACGTGACGACAAACACGATTCAAAGCACGAGTCGAAACACGACCCAAAGCGTGAATCAAAGCGCGAAGACAAACGCTCTTTTTTGCAAAAACTGGCGGAGTTCATTCACCCAGGTCCCGACTCCAAAGACGAGCTGATCGAAACACTCGCAGAGGCTGAGGACAACGACATCATCAATGCGCAAAGTCGATTCATGCTGGAAGGTGTGATTCGAATGGCCGACATGACGGCAGGCGATGCCATGGTGGCTGCCCCCCGCATGGAGTTGTTGTCGATTGATGCGCCCTTTGATGAGTTGTTGCATCAGGTGATTGACACCGCACATTCCCGATTCCCCGTTTACGAAGGCGACCGCGAGAACATCATTGGCATCTTGATGGCCAAAGATTTGCTCAAGCTGCAACGCGCGCCAGAGCTCAACATTCGGGCACTGTTGCGTCCCGCCGTGTTTGTGCCCGAGAGCAAAGGGCTCAATGATTTGCTCAGGCAGTTCAGGGACAATCGTCAACACTTGGCCATCGTGATTGATGAGTTTGGCCGCACAGCTGGCCTCATCACCATCGAAGATGTGCTCGAAGAAATTGTGGGCGAGATCGAAGACGAATTTGACATCGAAGAAGAAGCCGGCGACATCTTCGGCTTGGCGGATCAAACTTACCGCGTCAGCGGCGACACATCTTTAGAGCGAGTTTCAGAAGCCTTTGGTGTGAAGCTCAACCCCGATGTGGTCGACGAAGAAACACATGACTTTGACACCATCGGCGGCTTGATTGCCCACGAGATGGGGCATGTGCCGCAACGGGGTGAAAAGTTCAGCTTGTCGGGCTTGGATTTTGTGGTTCTGCACACGCGCGGCGGTGCTGTGCGGTGGTTCAAGGTGTCGCCCACCTCTCACCCCAAAAAATGA
- a CDS encoding AMP-binding protein: MDKIWLKNYPANVKHEIDPNEYASLTDLLTRAFQHHGDSPFSVCMERWMTYRELDQLSQALGAWFQAQGLKPGDRVALMLPNIPQFAVTMAAILRAGYTCVNVNPLYTARELEHQLKDSGASAIVILENFAHTLAEVIEHTQIKHTVLASMGDLLGPVYGRWITFAVRHLAKMVPEFELPLGDHHKVTSFKDAIAAGRHLSFKTVPQTLDDIAFLQYTGGTTGLSKGAVLTHRNIVAAILQAETWFAPALERLPDLRKVNSIAALPLYHIFALTLCFLAIRQGSHLTLVPNPRDFAKFIETLKKRPFHMLPGVNTLFNALLQHPMFKSVDFSNLCLTQAGGMAASEGTARAWQAATGSAMIEGWGMSETCAIGTNNPVTRTSFSGNIGLPLPSIELAIKDDAGNSLPQGESGEICIRGPNVMVGYYKQEEETRKAFTPDGYMRTGDVGIMDEEGYFRIVDRKKDMIIVSGFNVFPSELENVISMCPGVIECAAIGIPDSMQGEVIKVFVVRSDSMLTEDAVARYCHDNLTGYKRPKYIEFRDELPKSNVGKILRRELRTNTH, translated from the coding sequence ATGGACAAGATTTGGCTTAAGAATTACCCTGCCAACGTCAAACACGAAATTGACCCCAACGAGTATGCCTCGTTAACAGATTTACTCACTCGCGCATTTCAACACCACGGAGACAGCCCCTTTTCGGTCTGCATGGAGCGGTGGATGACTTACCGCGAGTTGGATCAACTGTCTCAAGCTTTGGGCGCTTGGTTTCAAGCGCAAGGCCTGAAACCGGGCGATCGCGTGGCCCTGATGTTGCCCAATATTCCGCAATTTGCCGTCACCATGGCGGCCATTTTGCGCGCTGGCTATACCTGCGTGAATGTCAACCCGCTTTATACAGCCCGTGAATTAGAGCACCAGCTGAAAGACAGCGGCGCCAGTGCCATTGTGATTCTGGAGAACTTCGCCCACACCTTGGCAGAAGTGATTGAGCACACCCAAATCAAGCACACCGTGCTGGCTTCGATGGGTGATTTGCTAGGACCCGTATATGGCCGTTGGATCACGTTTGCCGTTCGTCACTTGGCCAAAATGGTGCCCGAGTTTGAGCTGCCACTTGGCGATCATCACAAAGTCACTTCCTTCAAAGACGCGATTGCGGCTGGCCGTCACCTGTCCTTCAAGACCGTTCCTCAAACCTTGGACGACATTGCCTTTTTGCAATACACCGGTGGTACGACAGGCTTGTCGAAGGGTGCTGTGCTCACCCACCGCAACATTGTGGCGGCCATCTTGCAAGCCGAGACATGGTTTGCGCCGGCACTCGAACGCTTGCCCGATTTGCGCAAAGTGAACAGCATTGCGGCTTTACCCCTGTATCACATCTTTGCGTTGACGCTGTGTTTCTTGGCAATTCGTCAAGGCTCGCACCTCACCTTGGTGCCCAATCCCCGCGACTTTGCCAAGTTCATTGAAACGCTTAAAAAGCGCCCCTTCCACATGTTGCCTGGGGTGAACACCCTGTTCAATGCCTTGTTGCAACATCCCATGTTCAAGTCGGTTGATTTTTCCAACCTGTGTTTGACCCAAGCAGGTGGCATGGCGGCCTCTGAAGGTACTGCACGCGCATGGCAAGCTGCAACGGGCAGTGCCATGATCGAAGGCTGGGGCATGAGTGAAACTTGTGCCATTGGCACCAACAATCCTGTGACACGCACATCGTTCAGCGGCAACATTGGTTTGCCATTGCCCAGCATTGAGTTGGCCATCAAGGACGATGCGGGCAACAGCTTGCCCCAAGGCGAGTCGGGTGAAATTTGCATTCGCGGACCCAACGTCATGGTCGGCTATTACAAACAAGAAGAAGAAACACGCAAGGCCTTCACACCCGACGGCTACATGCGCACGGGCGACGTGGGCATCATGGACGAAGAGGGTTACTTCAGAATTGTCGACCGCAAGAAAGACATGATCATTGTCAGCGGCTTCAATGTATTCCCATCTGAATTGGAAAATGTGATTTCAATGTGCCCTGGTGTGATCGAGTGTGCCGCCATCGGCATTCCCGACAGCATGCAAGGCGAAGTCATCAAAGTCTTTGTGGTCCGAAGCGACAGCATGCTGACCGAAGATGCCGTGGCACGTTATTGCCACGACAACCTCACGGGCTACAAGCGACCCAAGTACATTGAATTCCGCGATGAATTGCCCAAGTCCAACGTCGGCAAAATTTTGCGACGTGAACTGCGAACCAACACACACTGA
- the gmhB gene encoding D-glycero-beta-D-manno-heptose 1,7-bisphosphate 7-phosphatase, which translates to MKLVILDRDGTLNHDSDEYIKSPEEWQALPGALEAVGRLNHAGYHVVLATNQSGLGRGLLDVASLNAIHKRMLKQLAAVGGRIDAIFYCPHTPEDACTCRKPLPGLIEQVADRFGIDVKDVPFVGDSLRDMQAASAAGCAPHLVLTGKSLALRGASLPPAFPAGTQMHTDLHTFVDALLKKTPEHTL; encoded by the coding sequence ATGAAACTAGTCATTCTCGATCGCGATGGCACCCTCAATCACGACAGTGATGAGTACATCAAGTCGCCCGAAGAATGGCAGGCTTTGCCAGGCGCCCTCGAAGCGGTGGGTCGCTTGAATCACGCGGGCTACCACGTGGTGCTGGCCACCAACCAGTCGGGCTTGGGGCGTGGCTTGTTGGATGTGGCATCCCTCAATGCCATTCACAAACGCATGCTGAAACAATTGGCGGCTGTGGGTGGTCGCATTGATGCCATTTTTTATTGCCCGCACACACCCGAAGATGCCTGCACGTGCCGAAAGCCTTTGCCGGGTTTGATTGAACAAGTGGCCGATCGCTTTGGCATCGACGTGAAAGATGTGCCCTTTGTGGGCGACAGTTTGCGCGACATGCAAGCGGCCTCGGCCGCAGGCTGTGCACCTCATTTGGTGCTGACCGGCAAGTCGCTGGCTTTACGTGGTGCAAGCTTGCCCCCTGCATTTCCTGCGGGCACGCAAATGCACACAGACCTCCATACATTTGTCGATGCACTCTTGAAGAAAACGCCGGAACACACCTTATGA